The following are encoded in a window of Labrus bergylta chromosome 16, fLabBer1.1, whole genome shotgun sequence genomic DNA:
- the pdgfbb gene encoding uncharacterized protein pdgfbb isoform X2: MLDRSNANFLLWPPCVEVQRCSGCCNTKSLQCVPVFTHTRYLQVMKVEYINKRPTYAKAVVSVVDHVECQCQPAPRPPVPKRKSSRRQHNHQHRNQTLSQGHAQVKVHSKDELHQWDELKQNQRAHLEDLLEQNWSPRGDSFSHPRHGYSLAEEETHRSGEAVLLAPHWAKNSTRLVGTKDNLENTERRIGHIVNGTTTVSSVDNVGAEIKNKLVDDIGRLLLNNTEGKDTEGRRDAQSQSPLMSKGHTSGLPNAVTQSLQSKFRPTEAPGLGRIGTQFRPTKEPNPEPRELGKRGNETPDEARTLLIEEEKLEQERKELLLLHKRLDREKEILRQQQMKREEEERQKEKESNIHHHLHGKHHHHPHTVTTQKPDTTSTTTTRQPSAPAGPIPPARPKKRMRKNRKRISKAAMRAMLM; this comes from the exons ATGTTGGACCGCAGCAACGCTAACTTCCTGTTATGGCCGCCGTGCGTCGAGGTGCAGCGCTGCTCCGGCTGCTGCAACACCAAGAGCCTGCAATGTGTCCCTGTATTCACGCACACCCGATACTTGCAG GTCATGAAGGTAGAGTACATCAACAAAAGACCCACCTATGCCAAAGCAGTAGTGTCAGTGGTCGATCATGTGGAGTGCCAATGCCAGCCTGCTCCACGTCCCCCTGTGCCAAAGAGAAAATCATCTCGCAGACAGCACAACCACCAGCACCGAAACCAGACACTCAGTCAAGGACATGCACAG GTCAAGGTGCACTCCAAGGATGAGCTCCATCAGTGGGACGAGCTGAAGCAGAACCAGAGGGCCCACCTTGAGGATCTCCTGGAGCAGAACTGGAGCCCCAGAGGAGACTCCTTCAGTCATCCCAGACATGGGTACAGTCTGGCTGAAGAGGAAACACATCGCTCTGGAGAGGCTGTTCTTCTGGCTCCACACTGGGCCAAAAACTCAACCAGACTCGTTGGGACTAAAGACAATCTGGAGAATACGGAGAGGAGGATTGGCCATATCGTAAACGGCACCACGACTGTTTCCTCAGTGGATAACGTCGGCGCTGAAATAAAGAACAAGTTGGTTGATGACATAGGCAGGTTGTTGCTTAACAATACTGAAGGTAAGGATACTGAGGGGAGAAGGGATGCACAAAGCCAGAGTCCATTAATGTCAAAGGGCCACACAAGTGGCCTCCCCAACGCTGTCACGCAAAGTCTTCAGTCCAAATTCAGACCAACTGAGGCACCCGGCCTTGGGAGAATCGGGACCCAATTCCGACCGACCAAAGAGCCAAATCCAGAGCCTCGAGAACTTGGTAAGAGAGGCAATGAGACTCCTGATGAGGCGAGGACATTACTGATTGAGGAGGAAAAACTGgagcaggagagaaaagagcTTCTACTTCTTCATAAGAGGCTGGACAGGGAGAAGGAAATACTGAGACAGCAGCAAATGAaacgagaggaggaggaaaggcagaaagaaaaggaaTCAAACATTCATCATCACCTGCATGGTAAACATCACCATCATCCGCATACAGTAACAACACAGAAACCAG ACACAACATCTACGACGACCACGCGGCAACCTTCAGCGCCTGCCGGTCCCATACCCCCAGCCCGTCCAAAGAAAAGGATGAGGAAGAATCGCAAACGGATCAGCAAAGCAGCCATGAGAGCAATGTTGATGTAA
- the pdgfbb gene encoding uncharacterized protein pdgfbb isoform X1, producing MSSWVQLLLALLVACLRFGVAEGEPLPAALVELVRNSPISSIEDLQLLLLSDSVDEEDEISATNGGHRLPRSLDAQPAQQALCKVRTEVVEVTRAMLDRSNANFLLWPPCVEVQRCSGCCNTKSLQCVPVFTHTRYLQVMKVEYINKRPTYAKAVVSVVDHVECQCQPAPRPPVPKRKSSRRQHNHQHRNQTLSQGHAQVKVHSKDELHQWDELKQNQRAHLEDLLEQNWSPRGDSFSHPRHGYSLAEEETHRSGEAVLLAPHWAKNSTRLVGTKDNLENTERRIGHIVNGTTTVSSVDNVGAEIKNKLVDDIGRLLLNNTEGKDTEGRRDAQSQSPLMSKGHTSGLPNAVTQSLQSKFRPTEAPGLGRIGTQFRPTKEPNPEPRELGKRGNETPDEARTLLIEEEKLEQERKELLLLHKRLDREKEILRQQQMKREEEERQKEKESNIHHHLHGKHHHHPHTVTTQKPDTTSTTTTRQPSAPAGPIPPARPKKRMRKNRKRISKAAMRAMLM from the exons ATGAGCTCGTGGGTCCAGCTGCTGCTCGCGCTGCTGGTGGCGTGTCTGCGGTTTGGCGTCGCCGAG ggggAGCCTCTGCCTGCAGCCCTGGTGGAGCTGGTTAGAAACAGTCCCATCTCCTCCATAGAGgacctccagctgctgctgctctctgactCCGTAG ACGAGGAGGACGAGATTTCTGCAACCAATGGAGGTCATAGACTTCCAAGGAGCCTTG ACGCTCAGCCGGCTCAGCAGGCTCTCTGCAAAGTGCGCACTGAGGTGGTCGAGGTCACACGGGCGATGTTGGACCGCAGCAACGCTAACTTCCTGTTATGGCCGCCGTGCGTCGAGGTGCAGCGCTGCTCCGGCTGCTGCAACACCAAGAGCCTGCAATGTGTCCCTGTATTCACGCACACCCGATACTTGCAG GTCATGAAGGTAGAGTACATCAACAAAAGACCCACCTATGCCAAAGCAGTAGTGTCAGTGGTCGATCATGTGGAGTGCCAATGCCAGCCTGCTCCACGTCCCCCTGTGCCAAAGAGAAAATCATCTCGCAGACAGCACAACCACCAGCACCGAAACCAGACACTCAGTCAAGGACATGCACAG GTCAAGGTGCACTCCAAGGATGAGCTCCATCAGTGGGACGAGCTGAAGCAGAACCAGAGGGCCCACCTTGAGGATCTCCTGGAGCAGAACTGGAGCCCCAGAGGAGACTCCTTCAGTCATCCCAGACATGGGTACAGTCTGGCTGAAGAGGAAACACATCGCTCTGGAGAGGCTGTTCTTCTGGCTCCACACTGGGCCAAAAACTCAACCAGACTCGTTGGGACTAAAGACAATCTGGAGAATACGGAGAGGAGGATTGGCCATATCGTAAACGGCACCACGACTGTTTCCTCAGTGGATAACGTCGGCGCTGAAATAAAGAACAAGTTGGTTGATGACATAGGCAGGTTGTTGCTTAACAATACTGAAGGTAAGGATACTGAGGGGAGAAGGGATGCACAAAGCCAGAGTCCATTAATGTCAAAGGGCCACACAAGTGGCCTCCCCAACGCTGTCACGCAAAGTCTTCAGTCCAAATTCAGACCAACTGAGGCACCCGGCCTTGGGAGAATCGGGACCCAATTCCGACCGACCAAAGAGCCAAATCCAGAGCCTCGAGAACTTGGTAAGAGAGGCAATGAGACTCCTGATGAGGCGAGGACATTACTGATTGAGGAGGAAAAACTGgagcaggagagaaaagagcTTCTACTTCTTCATAAGAGGCTGGACAGGGAGAAGGAAATACTGAGACAGCAGCAAATGAaacgagaggaggaggaaaggcagaaagaaaaggaaTCAAACATTCATCATCACCTGCATGGTAAACATCACCATCATCCGCATACAGTAACAACACAGAAACCAG ACACAACATCTACGACGACCACGCGGCAACCTTCAGCGCCTGCCGGTCCCATACCCCCAGCCCGTCCAAAGAAAAGGATGAGGAAGAATCGCAAACGGATCAGCAAAGCAGCCATGAGAGCAATGTTGATGTAA